From one Sulfurovum sp. UBA12169 genomic stretch:
- a CDS encoding secretion protein — protein MKQTKHPYQTRIDPLWIIFGSLGIVIVPFFIWASYARIDQISHARGQVIAAAKTQEIQSAIDGVVEKIFVREGDHVKKDDHLIVLEKSQAQAAYEDSKAKVAALKAALGRLKAEVYEKPLVFDDSLKEYPEFVENQKALFQRRQRALNDDITALNESLALAKEELSLNLPLLKSGDIGATEIIRLKRQIADLKGKISNTRNKYFQDSQAEMTKAEEELSTKKQELVNRTITLERTTISSPMNAVVKNILVTTQGARVRPGDVIMELVPSGDELIIEAKISPSDISFVKRDQPAAVKLDAYDYSIYGIFHGTVKYISPDALVEQSQEGEKYYFRVLITMKQIELLAKNDRTIELTPGMTAQVDIITGNRSVLTYLSKPIIKTFSEALHER, from the coding sequence ATGAAGCAAACAAAACATCCGTATCAAACAAGGATTGATCCTCTGTGGATTATTTTTGGCAGTTTGGGAATAGTGATTGTACCATTTTTTATCTGGGCATCTTATGCCAGGATCGATCAGATTTCTCATGCCAGAGGGCAAGTGATTGCCGCAGCCAAAACACAGGAGATCCAGTCGGCGATAGACGGAGTCGTTGAAAAGATATTTGTACGAGAAGGCGATCATGTCAAAAAAGATGATCATTTGATCGTCTTGGAAAAATCACAGGCTCAAGCGGCATACGAAGATAGCAAAGCAAAAGTTGCAGCACTTAAGGCGGCTTTGGGGAGATTGAAAGCCGAAGTCTATGAAAAACCGCTTGTTTTTGATGACTCACTTAAAGAATATCCCGAATTTGTGGAAAACCAAAAAGCACTATTCCAAAGACGTCAGCGTGCACTCAATGATGATATCACTGCGCTCAATGAATCGTTGGCTTTGGCAAAAGAAGAACTAAGCCTGAACCTCCCTCTGCTCAAAAGCGGAGATATCGGAGCTACCGAGATTATCAGGCTTAAGCGGCAGATAGCAGATCTTAAAGGTAAAATTTCAAATACAAGAAATAAGTATTTTCAAGATTCACAGGCAGAGATGACGAAAGCCGAAGAGGAGCTCTCAACCAAGAAGCAAGAGCTGGTGAATAGAACGATTACACTGGAGCGCACAACGATCTCTTCACCGATGAATGCGGTCGTTAAAAATATTCTTGTTACCACACAGGGCGCGAGAGTCCGTCCCGGAGATGTTATCATGGAGCTTGTACCATCGGGTGACGAACTGATCATTGAAGCGAAGATCAGCCCTTCGGATATCTCGTTTGTTAAAAGAGATCAGCCCGCAGCGGTGAAGCTCGATGCGTATGATTATAGTATTTACGGCATTTTCCACGGAACCGTCAAATACATCAGTCCCGATGCACTCGTAGAGCAGAGCCAGGAGGGTGAAAAATATTACTTTAGGGTTTTGATAACAATGAAGCAAATCGAACTTTTGGCAAAGAACGACAGAACAATCGAATTGACACCCGGGATGACTGCGCAGGTTGATATTATAACGGGAAATAGAAGCGTTTTAACCTATCTTTCTAAACCGATTATTAAAACATTTTCTGAGGCATTGCATGAACGATAA
- a CDS encoding ATPase — protein sequence MSYIINDIKSEISKVLVGQEKMIEGLLAGLLCRGHILLEGVPGLAKTTAVNALAKSLGLNFKRIQFTPDLLPSDIIGTEIYDPTSNSFKIKKGPVFTNLLLADEINRAPAKVQSALLEVMQERQVTIGDESFKIDPPFLVMATQNPVEQEGAYELPEAQLDRFMMKVVVGYNTKEEELEIARRVANNSFESIAQVATVEDLNRIADEVMQVHLDPEIEAYIVELVTATRDPKAYGLEEIAPYIEFGASPRASIDMYKASRAIAYLKGKDYVSPIEIAYIAKEILRHRVILSYEAQAEDVTQDQIIEKILAAVPIP from the coding sequence GTGAGTTATATTATCAATGATATCAAATCTGAAATATCCAAAGTTTTGGTTGGGCAGGAGAAGATGATCGAAGGATTGCTTGCGGGTTTGTTATGTCGCGGCCATATTTTGCTGGAGGGAGTTCCGGGATTAGCCAAGACGACAGCAGTCAATGCTTTGGCAAAGAGCCTGGGACTCAATTTTAAACGTATTCAGTTTACCCCCGACCTTCTTCCTTCTGATATTATAGGAACAGAGATCTATGATCCTACCAGCAACTCGTTTAAGATCAAAAAAGGACCGGTTTTTACCAATCTGCTGCTTGCCGATGAGATTAACCGTGCCCCTGCAAAGGTTCAGTCAGCATTGCTGGAGGTGATGCAGGAGCGTCAGGTAACGATAGGAGATGAAAGTTTCAAGATCGATCCTCCTTTTTTAGTTATGGCGACCCAGAATCCGGTCGAACAAGAAGGAGCCTACGAACTGCCTGAAGCACAGCTTGATCGGTTTATGATGAAAGTGGTTGTGGGATATAATACTAAAGAAGAAGAGCTTGAAATCGCGCGCCGTGTAGCCAACAATAGCTTTGAAAGCATAGCACAAGTGGCAACAGTTGAAGATTTAAATCGTATTGCAGATGAAGTGATGCAGGTGCATCTTGATCCTGAGATAGAAGCTTATATCGTTGAACTGGTTACAGCTACACGCGATCCAAAAGCCTATGGACTTGAAGAGATTGCTCCCTATATAGAGTTTGGCGCCAGCCCCAGGGCGAGTATTGATATGTATAAAGCTTCGCGGGCAATTGCTTATCTTAAAGGAAAAGACTATGTTTCTCCTATAGAGATAGCTTATATTGCCAAAGAGATATTGCGTCATCGTGTGATTCTCTCTTATGAAGCACAGGCAGAAGATGTTACGCAAGATCAGATCATAGAGAAGATATTGGCCGCAGTACCGATACCTTAG
- a CDS encoding DUF58 domain-containing protein — MNKTAKKIILKTKKQVYGEMLGNNASLFQGEGFEFSELREYVYGDDVRKIDWKTTAKLGKPYVKVYKEERELNVVVVSMLGGSVYFGTVRQKSDVIAEVVAILGFSAVKNSDLFSHFVFADDLYSVGKPSKKHFAIHQAVEEVVRFEPLGKEANYAALVEMLVKRIKKKALLFILSDFVGDIDLKFLSKKHDLFAVIVRDRFEENPDQLGYLRLIDMENQKSFEGDIDVQTLKHYKKALHENDEKLYRQFKKRGIRFTKIYTDEEPLLKLMRQMRRA, encoded by the coding sequence TTGAATAAAACAGCAAAAAAGATAATCCTCAAAACTAAAAAACAAGTTTATGGAGAGATGCTTGGCAATAATGCTTCTCTTTTTCAGGGTGAGGGATTTGAATTTTCAGAACTTCGCGAGTATGTGTATGGAGATGATGTACGCAAAATAGACTGGAAAACCACTGCTAAGCTCGGTAAACCCTATGTTAAGGTTTACAAAGAAGAGAGAGAGCTCAATGTCGTGGTGGTTTCGATGCTCGGCGGATCTGTTTATTTTGGGACCGTTAGACAAAAATCTGATGTGATAGCAGAAGTGGTTGCCATACTTGGATTTTCTGCCGTAAAAAATAGTGATCTCTTTTCTCATTTTGTGTTCGCAGATGATTTATATAGTGTCGGCAAACCAAGTAAAAAACATTTTGCTATCCATCAGGCAGTAGAAGAAGTTGTCCGTTTTGAGCCATTAGGCAAAGAAGCCAATTATGCTGCCTTGGTCGAGATGCTGGTTAAGCGGATAAAAAAGAAAGCCCTTCTTTTTATCCTATCGGATTTTGTAGGAGATATAGATCTTAAATTTCTTAGCAAAAAACATGATCTGTTTGCCGTGATTGTGCGTGATAGGTTTGAAGAAAATCCTGACCAATTAGGCTATTTGAGACTCATAGATATGGAAAATCAAAAAAGTTTTGAAGGAGATATAGATGTACAGACACTTAAGCACTATAAAAAAGCACTTCATGAGAATGATGAAAAGCTCTACAGGCAGTTCAAAAAGCGAGGGATCCGGTTTACTAAAATCTATACCGATGAAGAGCCGTTATTGAAGCTCATGAGACAGATGAGGAGGGCATAG
- a CDS encoding VWA domain-containing protein, with protein MNQFSFEYPFLLLAILFFVICARWCKQRSRAIFFPHVERLIVQNSPKNSLLEWLKWIGIVSAVVAFASPVITKSYTSSKKEGRDIVLILDASDSMRQGGFDASDPWKNKFDVTKEVVSAFVAKRINDRIGMVTFADVAFISSPLTFEKDFLQNIIQMQQLGMAGKRTAINDAIVQSYSILSRSKAKSKIAILLTDGIENISKVSFEELLKMIQKHDIKLYTIGIGGQHDYDRRYLHALANAGKGQAYGAGNAAMLSKIYEEIDKLEVTKMDNKKTAEYTYLYVYPLFLGILSLLFFIYFRNAKGV; from the coding sequence ATGAATCAATTTAGTTTTGAGTATCCGTTTTTACTTTTGGCTATTTTATTTTTTGTCATCTGTGCCCGATGGTGCAAACAAAGATCGCGTGCGATTTTTTTCCCTCATGTCGAACGATTGATCGTGCAAAACTCCCCTAAAAACTCTTTGCTTGAATGGCTCAAGTGGATAGGTATCGTTTCAGCAGTGGTCGCTTTTGCTTCACCTGTCATCACCAAAAGCTATACGAGCAGCAAAAAAGAGGGGCGCGATATCGTATTGATTCTTGATGCGAGTGATTCGATGCGTCAAGGCGGATTTGATGCAAGCGATCCTTGGAAAAATAAATTTGATGTTACCAAAGAGGTGGTCAGTGCATTTGTGGCAAAACGAATAAATGACCGCATAGGGATGGTGACATTCGCAGATGTTGCATTTATCTCTTCTCCTTTGACTTTTGAAAAAGATTTTTTGCAAAATATCATCCAAATGCAGCAGCTTGGTATGGCGGGTAAGCGCACAGCGATCAATGATGCAATTGTGCAAAGCTACAGCATACTCTCTCGAAGTAAAGCCAAATCCAAAATTGCTATTTTGCTAACCGACGGCATAGAAAATATAAGTAAAGTATCTTTTGAAGAGCTTTTAAAAATGATACAGAAACATGATATTAAACTCTACACCATCGGCATAGGCGGTCAACATGATTACGACAGGCGTTATTTGCACGCTTTGGCTAACGCGGGCAAAGGTCAGGCTTATGGTGCGGGCAATGCAGCCATGCTCTCAAAGATCTACGAAGAGATAGACAAACTTGAAGTAACCAAAATGGATAACAAAAAGACAGCAGAATATACATATCTTTATGTTTACCCTCTTTTTTTGGGGATTTTGAGTTTGCTGTTCTTTATCTATTTTAGAAATGCCAAAGGAGTATAG
- a CDS encoding VWA domain-containing protein codes for MSFVYPYLFWVLVVPFALFAVLILTNKERLSRVFDEKVLERLSATKGSVPLAVRHMLMFVALFFMIVAMARPVIEKGDKLVSVEGLHLLVGLDISGSMRSQDQYPNRLEFAKKKIESLFDAMPSDEIGVLAFAHSSFMVAPFTADKETLKEMIKGVDENYINMSSTDFESLAALSVQLLEHKSPKILIVFTDGGDKEALGEFAEILKSNDVDLYAVLLGTAKGAPVIDEKGKPLTQQDGSIAITQRNDALLEVAKNSEGMGVIASNSKEDIEKLVTKIRSKYKNQQQGEVKIKERSELFYYPLGLGLLLLLIALSSIPGKTANSKPPETGNGGKK; via the coding sequence ATGAGTTTTGTCTATCCCTATCTGTTTTGGGTACTGGTTGTTCCTTTTGCTCTTTTTGCTGTATTGATCTTGACGAACAAAGAGAGGCTCTCTCGTGTTTTTGACGAGAAGGTGCTCGAAAGACTTAGTGCAACAAAAGGAAGTGTTCCTCTTGCGGTGCGTCATATGTTGATGTTTGTTGCACTATTTTTTATGATAGTAGCGATGGCAAGACCCGTGATAGAAAAAGGAGATAAGCTTGTATCGGTGGAAGGTTTGCACTTGCTCGTAGGGCTTGATATTTCAGGCTCCATGCGAAGCCAAGACCAATACCCCAATCGCTTAGAGTTTGCCAAGAAAAAAATAGAATCGCTTTTTGATGCCATGCCAAGTGATGAGATAGGCGTGTTAGCCTTTGCGCACTCTTCTTTTATGGTGGCGCCGTTTACTGCTGATAAAGAAACGCTCAAAGAGATGATAAAAGGGGTTGATGAAAATTATATCAATATGAGTTCGACTGATTTTGAAAGTCTAGCGGCGCTGTCTGTGCAACTTTTGGAGCATAAATCTCCTAAGATTTTGATCGTGTTTACTGATGGCGGAGACAAGGAGGCTCTTGGAGAATTTGCAGAGATTCTTAAGTCAAATGATGTCGATCTCTATGCAGTGCTTTTGGGCACTGCAAAAGGGGCACCTGTCATCGATGAAAAAGGTAAACCGTTAACACAACAAGACGGTTCAATCGCTATTACACAGAGAAATGATGCACTTTTGGAAGTTGCCAAAAACAGCGAAGGCATGGGCGTGATAGCGAGCAACTCAAAAGAAGACATAGAAAAACTTGTTACTAAGATACGAAGTAAATATAAAAATCAACAACAAGGTGAAGTAAAAATCAAAGAGCGTTCAGAATTGTTTTATTATCCCTTGGGGCTTGGTTTACTGCTGCTGCTGATTGCATTAAGTTCGATACCCGGAAAAACAGCAAACAGCAAACCGCCGGAAACGGGCAACGGAGGCAAAAAATGA
- a CDS encoding prephenate dehydrogenase (catalyzes the formation of 4-hydroxyphenylpyruvate from prephenate), with product MREKTIGIVGLGLMGGSLGLALKKISPHLKIVGFDHNASHAAQALELHLADIVANSMEEITACDVIFLTIPVDSIIAVAQQMKSLDEACTVIDLGSTKEKISHAIPSHLRKNFVTAHPMTGTEKFGPTAAIEGLYTDKVVVLCDMEMSGAYQQEAAKRLFKQIGMKLVFMGSKEHDRHAAFISHMPHALSFSLANSVMQQEDRNNIIALAGGGFRDMSRIAKSSPTMWEDIFRQNKTNLLQAIGAFETELDKCRTMVENEEWDTLNKWMQEANRLHHILS from the coding sequence ATGAGAGAAAAAACTATCGGCATCGTCGGTCTTGGTTTGATGGGAGGTTCTTTGGGTCTTGCGCTTAAAAAAATTTCGCCTCATCTGAAGATTGTCGGATTTGACCACAATGCTTCTCACGCCGCGCAAGCCCTAGAGTTACATTTGGCCGATATCGTTGCAAATAGCATGGAAGAGATCACTGCTTGCGATGTTATCTTTTTAACCATTCCCGTAGATAGCATTATCGCTGTAGCACAGCAGATGAAAAGTTTAGATGAAGCTTGTACGGTCATTGACCTAGGAAGCACGAAAGAGAAGATATCGCACGCGATCCCTTCTCATTTGCGCAAAAATTTTGTAACAGCGCACCCCATGACAGGGACTGAAAAATTTGGGCCAACTGCTGCGATAGAAGGTCTCTATACCGACAAAGTGGTTGTGCTGTGCGATATGGAAATGAGTGGCGCCTATCAACAAGAAGCAGCCAAAAGACTCTTCAAGCAAATAGGCATGAAGCTTGTTTTTATGGGCTCCAAAGAGCATGACAGGCATGCAGCATTTATTTCTCATATGCCTCACGCATTAAGTTTTTCTTTAGCAAACAGTGTGATGCAGCAAGAGGACAGAAATAACATCATTGCTCTTGCGGGGGGAGGCTTTAGAGACATGAGCCGGATTGCCAAATCTTCTCCAACTATGTGGGAAGATATCTTCAGACAAAACAAAACCAATTTACTCCAAGCTATTGGAGCGTTTGAAACAGAGTTGGATAAATGCCGCACAATGGTTGAAAATGAAGAGTGGGACACTCTCAACAAATGGATGCAAGAGGCCAATAGGCTTCATCATATTTTGAGTTAG